The following proteins are co-located in the Leptodactylus fuscus isolate aLepFus1 chromosome 8, aLepFus1.hap2, whole genome shotgun sequence genome:
- the LOC142216524 gene encoding gamma-crystallin-3-like has protein sequence MVKIIFYEDKNFQGRSYECNSDSSDLSSYFNRCNSIRVENGNWILYEHSNYRGHQYFLRRGEYPDFQQWMGYNDSIRSCRLTPQHRGPFRMKVYEREDFRGQMMEFTEDCPHVFEQFRYNDIHSCHVQDGYWMFYEEPNYRGRQYYLRPGEYRRYTDWGASSARIGSFRRVQHMY, from the exons ATGGTTAAG ATTATCTTCTACGAGGACAAAAACTTCCAAGGCCGCTCCTATGAGTGCAACTCTGATTCTTCTGACCTGTCCTCCTACTTTAACCGTTGTAATTCCATCCGTGTGGAGAACGGAAACTGGATCCTGTATGAGCATTCCAACTACAGAGGACACCAgtacttcctgagaagaggagaGTATCCTGACTTCCAGCAATGGATGGGTTACAATGACTCCATCAGATCTTGCCGTTTAACCCCACAG CATCGTGGACCATTCAGGATGAAGGTGTATGAGAGAGAAGATTTCAGAGGTCAGATGATGGAGTTCACTGAAGATTGTCCACATGTCTTTGAGCAATTCCGCTACAACGACATCCACTCTTGTCATGTGCAAGATGGATACTGGATGTTCTATGAGGAGCCCAACTACAGAGGACGTCAGTATTACCTGAGACCTGGAGAGTACAGGAGATACACTGACTGGGGAGCTTCCAGTGCCCGAATTGGTTCTTTCAGAAGAGTTCAACATATGTattaa